AGCCATAGACGGCACACAATTCCGGAAGACCGCCACCAACGAAACCGCCTTTGGAGGTCTTGTATCCGGCCACACCGAGAAGCTCACCGCCTGCCGAAACCGCACTGATGGCATGATCAGGATCGATGTTGCTTGCCAGATATGCCAGCGCCCGGGATTCGGGTTTCATCACAAGGCTGAGCTTGGCCTTGAACGCGTCCCAAAACAGATGCGCCGCGGCCTCACGGTGTCCGGCGGGAAGACCGTCTTCAATGCTGAGATGCGGGTTAGAAACCATCAGAACCAATTGCTATTTCGTCTTGTCACGGCGGGCAGGCATGCGTCACAAAGTACCGAACTTGCACTGCCGCATCGCTTCTCGCACAATTGTGGCAGTCAGGCCATTCGCCAGCCGGTCTCATTCCGGGCGATGCAGCAGGATCACGCCACACGATGAACCTTGAGAACGACATCCTCGCATGGGACCGGAAATCCGCAAGCGTCATCGGGGCGATTTACGATCGGTATGCAGGACAAAAATTCCTTGCGGCCGATCTGGTGGCGCTGGCGCAAAAGCCGGAACTGGAGGTTGGCGCAACGTGGCTTCTGAAACGATACCTGGAGCTGGAAAAGCACCGGTTGGACCCGGCGCTCTCAACGCAATTGATCAGCTTCGGGGGCGGATTTAAATCCCCGGATTCGCGGCTGCATCTGCTGCAGATGAGTGGCAACCTCGAGATCGAGGCTTCAGCGGTTGAAGCGTTCGTCCGCTTCATCGATCACTCCATGGAGGACCGCAACACATTCGTGCGGGCCTGGAGCTATTTCGGACTTGAACAACTGGCCCTGGCACATCCTGCACGCAAAGAAGATACAATTGCGCGACTGGAAATTGCAGCAGCGCTCGAACACGCAGCCTCAGCGAAAGTGCGTCTTTGCAAAGCCCTTGCAAGACTCTCGCCCGGCTGAGCTTGAAAGGACAGATACCCGCCGAGCCTATCTTAGCCGCTCAATCATCGCGGAGAAGTCTTTGCCCTTACCCTCACCGGCCACGAACTGGTTGTAAAGCTCGGTCGCCCGCGCACCCATCGGCGTTTGCGCAGATACGCTGCCGGCTGCCTGTTGCGAGAGCTTGAGATCCTTGAGCATCAGCTCGGCTGCAAAGCCGGGTTTGTAGCCATTGTCGGCAGGGCTCTGCGGGCCGATGCCCGGCACCGGGCAATAGGTGTTGACCGACCAGCAGGAGCCCGACGAGGTCGACACCACATCGAACAGGCTCTGCGCCGAGAGCCCAAGTTTCTCGGCCAATGCAAAGGCTTCGCAGGTGCCGATCATCGAGATGCCAAGCAGCATGTTGTTGCAGATCTTGGCAGATTGCCCCGCGCCGGCATCACCGCAATGCACCGCCTTCTGGCCCATGATCTCGAACAGGGGTGCAGCCCGCGCAAAAGACTCATCGCTGCCGCCCGCCATGAAGGTGAGCGTACCCGCCGAGGCCCCACCGACGCCGCCGGAAACCGGCGCATCCACTGACAACAGCCCTTGCGCGGCCGCCATGTCATGAGCCGCACGCGCACTTTCGACGTCGACTGTCGAGCAATCGATGAACACCGCGCCCTTCGTCCCGGCCGGCACGATGTCGGCATAGACCGCGCGCAGGATCGCGCCATCGGGCAGCATGGTGATCACCGCGTCCCGTCCGCTCGCGGCTTCCGCTGCAGAGCCTGCATTGGCGGCGCCTTCGACGGTCACACCCGCGACATCGAAGCCTGTCACTTCATGCCCGGCCTTGACCAGGTTCGCCGCCATCGGCGCGCCCATATTGCCCAGTCCGATAAACCCGATTTTCATGGCGTCCTCCCTGCATGTTCTCAAACACCGGCCATCAGGCCGGATCAAAAATGATATCGCCCTCCGGCGGTTCGGACAGCATGGCCTGAACCTCGGCGGCACGCACCTCCTCCACGGATCCGTGCTGCCAGCGCGGGTTTCTGTCCTTCTCGATGATCGCCGCGCGAATGCCCTCGATGAAATCGCCTTCCGAGGCGCTGCGCGAGGTAAAGCGGTATTCCTGCTGGAGCGCACCCGCGATGGTGCCGTCCCGGCGGGCGCGCCGCACCAGCTCCAACGTGCAATTGGCAGATATCGGTGATCCCGCGCGGATCGCCTTCAGGGTCGCCTGGCCCCAGTCGTCATCAGGCAGCGAAGCCACGATTTTAGCGAGGCTTGCCAGAGCGAAATGCCGATCCACCTGTTCCCGCAATCCCATCAGCGGCCCGTCCTCGGGATCCTGCGCCATGGATTGGATCACAGACACATCCCCGGTCTCGATCAGAGTTTCAACCAGTTCACGCCACAAGGCTTCCGGCACGAAGCAATCGGCAAAACCGGCCAGGATCGCATCCGACGCAGTCATCCGGTAGCCGGTGAGGCCGAGATATTCGCCCAGATGTCCCGGCGCGTTGGCCAGCAGATGCGTTCCACCGACATCGGGCACCAGCCCGATTGCGCATTCCGGCATGGCGATGCGCGTACTCTCGCCCACCACCCGGTGCGACCCGTGCAGCCCAACGCCGACGCCACCGCCCATGGTGAACCCCTGGCACAGCGCCACATAGGGTTTCGGATAGGCAGCGATCTTTGAGTTGAGCCGGTATTCGTCACGCCAGAACGTCCGGCTGGCCTCGAAATCCCCTTTCGACGCCGTAACATGCATGAATTGCAGGTCGCCACCGGCGGAGAAGGCCTTGGTTCCTTCCGCATCGATCAGCACGCAAGCCACGTCGTCATCATCGCGCCACGCATCAAGCGCTTCGTGCATGGCCAGCACCATCTCGTGGCTCACGGCATTCAGGGCCTGCGGCCGCTGCAGGGTGATCTGACCGATGCGCCCGATCTTGCGAATGCGGATGCTCATGCGGCGCGCTCGGCGATGAGGGCTCGCGACACGATCACCCGCATGATCTCGTTGGTGCCCTCGAGGATCTGGTGCACCCGAAGATCACGCACGATCTTCTCGATCCCGTAATCGGCCAGATAACCGTAGCCGCCATGCAGTTGCAGCGCATCATTGGCAACGTTGAAGGCCGTGTCGGTCACGAAGCGCTTGGCCATGGCGCAGAATTTGGTCGCGTCGGGCGCCTTGCGGTCCAGCTTGCTCGCGGCCTGCCTGAGGAAAATCCGCGCCGCCTGCAATTCGGTCTCCATGTCGGCCAGCCGGAACTGCAGCGCCTGGAACTGATCGATGGGTTTGCCGAAAGCCTGGCGTTCGCCCATATAGGTGAGCGTCTTGTCGAGCGCCGATTGCGCACCGCCCAGTGCCGAGGCCGCAATGTTGAGCCGCCCGCCATCAAGCCCGCTCATCGCGTAACGGAAGCCGGCACCCTCCTCGCCCAGCAGATTGTCCGCCGGAATCAGGCAATCATCGAACTGAACCTGGGAAGTCGGTTGAGACCGCCAGCCCATCTTGTTTTCCGGCGCGCCGAAGGAAAGTCCAGCCGTCCTGTCCTCGACGATCACCGCCGAGATGCCCTTGGGGCCGTCCGCGCCGGTCCGCGTCATCACCAGGTAGAGATCGGAAAATCCGCCGCCCGAGATGAAGGCCTTGGCGCCATTGAGCTTGTAGCCCTCATTGGTCCGCTCGGCCCGGGTCCTGAGCGCCGCCGCATCGGAGCCGGAGCCCGGTTCGGTCAGACAATAGGAGGCGATCTTGTTCATCGTGACGAGATCGGGCAGCAGCCGCGCCTTGATCTCGTCGGAGCCATAGGAGGCGATCATCCAGGCGCACATATTGTGGATCGACAGGAACGAGGCCACCGATGGGCACGCCATCGACAGGGCCTCGAACACAAGTGTCGCATCCAGCCGGGTCAGACCCGAGCCACCATCGGCCTCAGGGACATAGATTGCGGCCAATCCCAGCGCAGCGGCTTCTTCAAGCACGCCGCGCGGAATCGCCTCTTCCTTTTCCCATTGGGCCGCGAACGGGGCGATCTTCACGGCGCCAAAATCCCGCGCCATGTCAAAGATCGCCTGCTGTTCCTCGTTCAGCTCAAAGTCCATGGTCCGACCGCCTCCTCCATCCGGAAAGGAACCAAGTTGATCCCCACCTCACATGGTGGGGATAACGAACTCGGCCCCTTCCTTGATACCCGAAGGCCAGCGTGCCGTCACCGTCTTGGTGCGGGTGTAGAAGCGGAAGCCGTCCGGCCCATGCTGGTTGAGGTCACCGAAGCCGGATTTCTTCCAGCCGCCGAAGGTGTGATAGGCCAGCGGCACCGGGATCGGCACATTGACGCCGACCATGCCGATGTTGATGCGGCTGACGAAATCACGCGCGGTGTCACCATCGCGGGTGAAGATCGCGGTGCCGTTGCCGTATTCATGCTCCATCGGATAACGCAGCGCCTCGGCATAGGTTGGCGCACGGACGACGGAGAGCACCGGACCGAAAATCTCCTGCTGGTAGATGTCCATGTCGCGGGTCACGTTGTCGAACAGGCAACCGCCGACGAAATAGCCGTCCTCATAGCCCTGCATCGAGAAATCGCGGCCATCAACCACGAGCTTCGCGCCCTGCTCCACGCCCGAATTGATCAGCCCGAGCACCCGGTTGCGGGCTTCCTTGGTGACCAGCGGTCCGAAATCGACGTCATTGCCGTCGGTGTAAGGCCCGATCTTGAGCGCTTCGACCCTTGGGGCCAGCTTCTCGATCAGCAGATCTGCGGTCTTCTCGCCAACAGGAACAGCAACGGAAATCGCCATGCAGCGCTCACCGGCAGCACCATAGCCCGCGCCAATCAGCGCATCGACGGCCTGGTCCATATCAGCGTCCGGCATGATGATCATGTGGTTCTTGGCGCCGCCGAAGCACTGGACCCGCTTGCCGTTGGCGCAACCGCGCCCATAGATGTACTCCGCGATCGGTGTCGAGCCGACAAAACCGATGGCCATGATTTCCGGATGGTCGAGGATCGCGTCAACCGCACCCTTGTCGCCATTGACGACATTGAGAATGCCATCGGGCAGGCCGGCCTCGGTCATCAGTTCGGCCAGCATCAGCGGCACCGACGGATCGCGCTCGGATGGCTTGAGGATAAAGGCATTTCCGGCAGCAATCGCCGGGCAGAACTTCCACATCGGGATCATGGCCGGGAAATTGAACGGGGTGATGCCTGCGACCACGCCAAGCGGCTGACGCAGCGAATACATGTCGATGCCGGGGCCTGCACCCTCGGTGAATTCGCCCTTCAGCAGATGCGGGGCGCCAAAGCAGAATTCCGCCACTTCCAGGCCGCGGATCACATCGCCCTTGGCGTCGGGAATGGTCTTGCCGTGCTCGCGCGAAAGCGCTTCGGCCAGCTTGTCCATGTCGCGATGCAGAAGCTGAACGAACTTCATCAGCACCCGCGCGCGCTTCTGCGGGTTGGTCGCACCCCATCCAACCTGCGCCTTGGCCGCGACCTCGACAGCATGGGCCAGTTCCTCGCTGGAGGCCAGCGGCACCTTCGCCTGAACCTCGCCCGTGGCCGGGTTCATGACGTCGGCAAAGCGGTCCGATTGTCCTTTGACATGCTTGCCGCCGATGTAGTGGGTGAGTTCGTTCATGGTCGTACCTCCGCGTTATCACTGTATAGATTCACCATGCACTTACTTGTCTTGATGCTCAACAGCTCGAAATGCTCATCCGTTGTGCAAATTCGCACATCAGATACCCCTAACCTCAAGCAGCCGACAGGCCGCCATCCACTTGCAGGGTCTGGCCGGTGACGAAACTCGCGGCCGGGTCGGCAAGAAAGGCAAGCCCCGCAATGACCTCGTCGACCTCGGCCAAACGTCCCATCGGGATTGCCCGCACCAGTCCGGCTTCCGCAGCCGACCGTCCATCACCTGCCTCATCGAGAAATCCGGTGACCATCGCCGTGCGTGCGAAGGACGGGCACAGCGCGTTCACCCGCACCCCGCGCCGCGCATATTCGATCGCCGCCGATTTGGTGAGCCCCACAACCCCGTGCTTGGCGGCCGCATAGACGGACAGTCTTGGTGCGCCGACCACCCCCGCCACCGAGGCAACATTAACGATCGCTCCGACCTCGCCCGTGTCGCGGAACTGCTTTTCAAACGCAGGCAGTTGCGCCCGCATGGCAAAGAACACTCCCATCAGATCGACATCGATGATCTTGCGCGCAACATCGAGCGGTGTGTCGGGCAGAAACATCAGATCGTGGACCACGCCGGCATTGTTGACCGCAACATCGATCCGGCCGAACCGCGACAGGGCCCGTTCCACAAGCCGTTCGGAAAGCTCAGGGTCGCAGATGTCTCCGGCGCAGGTCTCGCACTCGCCGCCCAGTCCGGTTGCCAGCGCCTCAAGCGCATCGGCATCGAGATCGCTCAACACCAGACGCGCGCCAGCCCTGGAAAAATACCGCGCTGCCGCCTCGCCAAAGCCGCCGGCCGCACCGGTCAGGAGGATAACCCGGTCGGTGAACTCCGCCATTGTCATGCCTTTCCGGTGATCACGTCACCAGCCATCATGGCCAGAAGCGGGACCGCCTTGCCATAGTCCCGCGCCCGCTCGGGATTGGACGCATTGCCATCCAGCGAGCGCTTGTAGACGCCCTGCAGGATCGACGCGAGGCGGAAGAAGGAGAACGCCAGGCAGAAGGTCCAATTGTCCGCCTTGATGCCGCTGCGCTCGGTGTAGCGCGCCACGTAAACGGCTTCCTGAGGGATGCCGAGCTGATCGCGGTCGAGACCGCCAAGCCCCCTGAACCCGCTGTCATGGGGCAGACGCCATTGCATGCACTGATAGGCAAGATCGGCCATCGGGTGCCCGAGCGTCGACAGTTCCCAGTCGATCAGCGCCAGCACATGACCGCCATGGCCGTCAAAGATCATGTTGTCGAGCCGGAAATCACCATGCACCACCGAGACCTGACCATCATCCTCGGGCAGGTTTTCGTTGAGCCAGCTCATCAGCTTGTCCATGTCCTCAAGCTCGTCGGTCTTACTGGCAAGATATTGCTCGCTCCAACGCCTGATCTGGCGCGCAAAATAATTGCCCGGTCGGCCGAAATCCCCAAGGCCTGCGGCTTCCGGGTCGACGCTGTGCAGTTTCGCAAGCACCTGGTTCATGCCGTCATAGACCGCGGTACGTTCCGTCATGGTGGTTTCCGGCAAGGCCGGATCCCAGAATATGTGCCCCTCGATCAGCTCCATGACGAAATACATCCGGCCGATGGCGCTGTGCTCATCAGACAGGCCAAGCACTTTGGGCACCGGGACGCCCTGATCCGCCAACGCCTTCATCACCCGGTACTCACGGTCGACCTGATGAGCGGATTTGAGCAGCGTTCCAGGCGGCTTGGCGCGCAGCACATAGCGGCCGCTGTCAGCTTCAACCCGGTAGGTCGGGTTGGATTGCCCGGTGTTGAACTTCATGATCTCATGAAGGCCAGAAAAGCCGGGAACCAGCTCGTGCAGTTCATCGGCCAGGTTTTCCATGTCAAACGGTTCGGCATCCATCTCAAGCGTCCTCCCTGCTCATCGGCTTATTGCATGCCTTCAAGCATCCTTGAACAGCCGGACCGCATGTTGAACAGACAATCCGCCATCAATCGGCAGGATCGCCCCAGTGATGTAGGCCCCCGCCCGACTGCAAAGATAGATGGTCGCGCCAGCCACATCGTCCGGCTGCCCGATCCGGCCAAGCGGCACCCCGGTGCTGATCCGCTCGACCTGTTCATCGCGCCCGGTCGCAAAGGCTGTCATCTTGCTCTGGAAGGGACCCGGGGCGAAGGCGTTGACCGTAATCCGCCGTCCGGCCAGTTCCTCGGCAAGTGTCCTTGTAAGATGATGCACAGCGGCCTTGGAGGCGGTGTAGGAATAGGCACCATCGGCGACCGGCTGGGTCCCCATTACCGAACCCAGATTGATCACCCGCGCCGGATCCTCGGCGCTGGCCGCTTCAACCATCAGCGGCGTCAGCTCGCGGGTCAGCGTGAAAAGTCCCGCCACATTGACACCCATCACCTTGGCCCAGGCCGCATGGGGGAATTCCTCATAGCTTGCTCCCCAGGAAACGCCAGCATTGTTGACCAGGATGTGAAGCTGCGCTGTGCGCGCCTTCACCGCTTCCACAAGGGCTGCAATCCCTTCCTCGGTCCCCACATCGCCGGCAAATCCTTCCACCGAGCCGGTACAACCAAGTGCGTTGATCTGCTCGGCCACGCGGGCGCAATCCTCACCCTTGCGCGAGGCGATCAGCACCCGCGCGCCAGCCTGCGCCAGTCCGGTAGCAATCATCCGCCCGATACCTGTTGCCCCTCCGGTTACCAGCGCGACCTTGCCGCGAACCGAAAACAGGTCTTCCAAATAGCTCATTGTGCCACCTCCCAATGGTAACGCCGGGCATTGCATCGCCACCCCTGTAAAGGATGTCAACGGACTGCTCAAATCGGCCCGCGAACGATTGCCGCCCGAAGCCTGGACAGATAGCATGGCTTACAATTGACGTGTGCGTAAAGGGAAGATTCGGCAAATAGCGAAGCCCGCAGTGCACAACAGGAGGGGGAGATCAATTTGACCGGTACAAACGCGATGGACCTGGGGATTTCGAGCAATCTCAAGCCACTGCTGGAGGCAGTGCGCGACATGGTGCGCAATGAAATCATCACGCTCGACGACGAATTCCTGGCTGAGGTCGGCTCCCGGGGCGACCGCTGGAGCTACACCCCGCGGCAGACCGAAATCCTCGAAGGCCTCAAGGCCAAGGCCCGCGAGCGCGGGCTCTGGAACCTCTGGCGCACCCACGCCGGAAACGGCCTGACCACGGTCGAATATGCCTATCTGGCGGAAGAAATGGGCAAGGCGCATCTGGGTGCGGAAACCTTCAACTGCTCGGCGCCCGACACCGGCAACATGGAGGTGCTTGGCCGCTACGGAACGCCCGAGCATCAGGCGCAATGGCTTGAGCCGCTGCTCGAGGGAAAGATCCGTTCCGCCTATCTGATGACCGAGCCGGACATGGCCTCTTCCGACGCCACCAACATTTCGATGCGCTGCGTCCGCGACGGCGATTCCTACGTCCTCAACGGTGAGAAATGGTGGGCCTCGGGCGCCGGCGATCCGCGCTGCGCGATCTACATCGTGATGGTGCGCACCGGCGATGACGACACGCCCAAACACGCCCGCCATTCGATGATCCTGGTGCCCGCCGACACGGCCGGAATCGACAAGCTGCGCCCCATGCAGGTCTATGGCCATGATGACGCGCCGCATGGCCACTACCATCTCAGATTCACCGATGTGCGGGTGCCGGCAAGCAATCTGCTGGTCGGCGAGGGCAAGGGCTTCGAAATCGCGCAAGGACGGCTTGGGCCGGGCCGGATCCACCATTGCATGCGCGCCATCGGCCAGGCCGAAATGGCACTCGAACTGATGTGCAAACGCGCGCTCGCCCGCGAGGCTTTCGGCAAGAAGCTGGCCCAGCTTGGCGCCAATTACGACATCATCGCCGAATGCCGGATGGAGATCGAAATGGCGCGGCTGCTGTGCCTAAAGGCCGCCTGGATGATGGATCAAGGCGATGCCCGTGCCGCAGCCCCCTTTATCAGCCAGATCAAGGTGGTGGCACCGCGCGTGGCGCTCAAGGTCACCGACGAGGCTGTGCAGATGTTCGGCGGACAGGGCATTTCCCAGGACACGCCGCTGGCCCGCATGTGGACCCATCTGCGCACCCTGCGCCTCGCCGACGGCCCCGATGCCGTCCACCGCCGTCAGGTCGCCCGCGCCGAACTCAAGCGCTACACCCAGGAAAAGGTCTGACCCCGCCATGAAAGCCATCATCTGTCCGGACTACGGACCCGTTTCAAATCTCGAATACCGCGACATGCCCGAACCGGACCCGGGCAAGGCCGAAGTGGTGATCAGCGCCGAGGCGATCGGGGTCAATTATCCCGACGGGCTTCTGGTCCAGGGTCTCTACCAGATGAAGCCCGAAACACCGTTCATTCCGGGCATGGAAGCCGCTGGCCGGATCAAAAGCGTCGGCGCCGGTATCACCAGCCTCAAGCCTGGTGACCGAGTCGTGGCCATGATCGACCGAGGCGCCTATGCGCAACAGGTGCTCGCACCCGCAGACCGCGTCTTTGCCCTTCCCGATCAGATGACCTGTGAGGACGCCTGCGCCTTGATGTGCGCCTGGGGCACCTCGCATCACGCCCTGCGCCAGCGCGCGCAACTCAAGAAAACCGAGACTTTGCTGGTGCTTGGCGCCGCGGGCTCAACCGGCCTGGCGGCCGTATCGATTGGCAAGGCCATCGGCGCACGGGTGATCGCGGTGGCCTCGAGCGATGAAAAACGCTCAGCCTGCCTGGACGCAGGCGCGGATGTTGCCCTGCCCTATGAGGGCCTGCGCGAAGCGCTCAAATCGGAAACCGGCGGAAAAGGCGTGGACGTCGCCTACGACCCGGTCGGCGGCCCCGCCTTCGAGGTGGCCGCCCGCGCCATGGCCCGCAATGGACGGCTCTTGGTGGTCGGCTTCGCCTCGGGCGAAATCCCAAAACTCGCGGTCAATCTGGCACTGCTCAAGGAATATTCGCTGGTTGGCGTGTTCTGGGGCTCCTTTGTGAGCCATGAGCCCAAGGCCTATGCCGCCAACAACCGCGAACTCTTCGCCTGGCATTCGAGCGGCCTGATCAAGCCGCGGATCGATGTACGCCGGCCCCTGTCCGAAGCTGCCGATGCCTTGCAGCGCATTCTCGACCGCGGCGCGGTCGGAAAGACCATCCTGATCCCCTGAGGACCGCACATGACCCTGCCAACCACCATGAACGCGCTTGTGCTCAAACACGGCGGCCTCAGCGACGCACCGCGCACGGGCGCTGCCATCGACAGCCTCGAGCCCTATCTCGACTATTGTCCCCTGCCCGTCCCCAGGCCCGGGCCAGGCGAAGTTCTGATCAAGGTGCGGATGGCTTCGGTCAACCCGTCCGATCTCTATTTCATCAAGGGCGAATACGGCCAGCCGCGCGTCAAGGGCGCTGCGGCGGGCTTTGAAGGCGTCGGCGACGTGGTCGACGGCAACGGCCTCTATGCCCGCTATCTCAAGGGCAAGCGGGTGGCCTTTGTCGGCGGGGTCGCGGGTTCTGGCGCCTGGGCGGAGTATATAGCGGTGTCAGCCGCCACCTGCGTGGTGGTGAAACCGGCGATGCGCGACGAGGATGCTGCAGGCCATGTGGTCAATCCGGTGACCGCCTGGACCATGTTCGACATCGTCCGCCAGTCGGGCTCGAAGAGCTTCATCTTCACCGCCGGCTTTTCGCAGCTGGGCAAGCTGATGGCGGGACTGGCGCGCGATCATGGCTACAGCATGATCGCGGTGATCCGCAAACCAAGCCAGGCCGCCCATCTCCAAAGCCTCGGCGCGGCCCATGTGCTGATTGAGTCCGACCCGGAATTTGATGCCAGGCTTGCGGCTCTGTGCAAGAGCGAGAAGCCGCGTGTGCTGCTTGATGCGGTGGCGGGCCAGCGCGCGGCAGATATCTTCACCGCGATGCCGGCGCGGGCCCGCTGGGTGATCTATGGCAAACTCGACACGGCGCCGCCAACCATCCCCGAAACTGGCCAGCTGATCTTCATGGACAAGAAGATCGAGGGCTTCTGGCTGACAAAATGGTTCAAGCGCGCATCGCTGATCGAGAAGCTCAAAACCCTGCGCGGCGTGCAGAACCGTTTCATCTCAGGGGCCTGGAAAACCGAAGTGGTGGCCACCGTGAAGCTCTCCGACGCCATGCAGGACCTTCCCGAAGCGCTGAAACTGGGCGACGGCAAGGTGATGCTCGTGCCATAGCGCCGTGCCAGGCATTGATAGTTTACTTTAGTTATTGCGTATAACCTTATGTTTAGATTCGATCTTTCCGCTTCTCTAAAGGTTAAACATGAAGCGAGATCATCATTGAGGGAGACGGAGAACTTTCCATCTGGCCAGGGCGTCCTATGTCAAAACCATGGAGGCCACACTATGACCGATCCCAAGCGCATCAAAATCAACCACCGCATCGCAGCTCTTGTTGCCGCCCTCGTGGCGGCGACACTTCTCTTGCTGACCCCGGCCCGCGCAGATGACGCCGCCGCGGCACAGTCCATCATCGAGAGCCAGATCCAGGCCTTTCTGGCCGATGACATGGCAACCGCCTATTCCTTCGCCGCCCCGTCCATCAAGCGCATGTATCCCGATGAAAGCCGCTTCTTCGACATGGTCAAACGCGGCTACCAGCCGGTCTACCGCCCGGGCAATTTTGCCTTCGGCCGCTCCAAGCTGGCGCCCGATGGCTCAGGCCTGATCCAGGAGGTGCTGATCCAGGGGCCGGACGGCCAGGACTGGACGGCGCTCTACTCGCTCGAGCGGCAGCCCGATGGCAGCTTCAAGATCAACGGCGTCCAGATGATCAAGGCCGCAGCGCCGGTCACCTGAACGGGTCACCCATGCCTGCCGGGGCACTGGCAGAGGAGCTTCGGGCACTGCCCGGAAACGGACATGGCGAACCCTCCCGCGCGGCAATCGCCGGGATGTGCTGTGCGATGAATTCCGGAGGGCCGCGCACAGGCTGCGCCGTTCGGAAATTGGGTTTTGGTGTGTGCATGCTGGTGGAACATGCACGGGGGTGGCGCAACCTGCGCACGGCCCGAAATTCGCCGGATGATGTCCGCATCCGACAGACGGAAACCGGATCCTGCAACAGCCCGGACAGAGGCCGCCACGCTCACCTTGAACCACGCTCCGGCACGCACACAGGCCTTCGTTGCCGATGCGGGGGCGCCGGTGCTCAAATCAGCACCAACCCCGCATCCGAAAGCCGGTCCGCCACAGGCCCGTTTCCACCCCCGGCCCGGCTGCCGGCCGGCGCGAACCGGCACAGGGGACAGGGGCTTCTCCGGTGGCTGGCTTGGCCAGCAAACGCCACAAAGCGCCAACAGGCTGCCAACGGAAACGCGGTCGTTTCCACCTCCCCTCCGGCATTGCCGCACGTTACGCCAACACCACAAGGGCCTTCCTCCCGCCTGGCTCGAAGCGTTCACGATCCATCCGGCAGCGGGAGCATGCAAAGTGTGACACGGGGTTTGGAGGGTGGGGAAGAAATGGGCGCGATATTGCAGTGATGACAGTGCCGTGGCTTTCTCCCCATTGGTGGGGGAGAAAGCAAAATCATGACCTTAGCGTCAGCTAAGTCATAGATTTTGCAAGAGAGGGGGTCGGATCAAGCTCCAGAATTTTCCCCTCACCTGCAATTTCTAGCACTTAGCCTTCGGCTAAGACGCTGAAATTGCTTCCTCTCCCACAAGGGGAGAGGCCGAACCGCCGTGCCTACGCGTTTGGTATGCTTCGGTCGTGGCTCCGGGAAACGGAGAAACAGGCCGACAGCGAATGGCGTGGTGGGGCGGAGAGCGGCTGTTTGCTGCATGAGATTTTAGCGCCAACTTCAAGTCGCGTGGAGCTCCGCCTACATCTTCGCGAAATCACTGGACCGAACAGCCCCGGTTTTGTTGGGCACCATGGGTCTGCGGCTGTTCGCCGATTGCCCTTCCACGCAAGTAAGGTAATCTGCAACCACTGCCCTGCGATGAATTCGCAACGGAAAGCGTTAACTGTCAATGGTGCGAAGGCACAAGTCTTGATTGCGTAGGGCAATGAAGCCCATTTATTTACCCTATGTCCAAAGCCAGTTTCCGCAACGCTCCCGTCGCCGCTCTTATCTACGAATTCCTCTACGACGCCTACGCGTTGATAGAATCGGAGAGGGCACGTTTTGACACCTGGTGG
The DNA window shown above is from Hoeflea phototrophica DFL-43 and carries:
- a CDS encoding phosphotransferase → MDAEPFDMENLADELHELVPGFSGLHEIMKFNTGQSNPTYRVEADSGRYVLRAKPPGTLLKSAHQVDREYRVMKALADQGVPVPKVLGLSDEHSAIGRMYFVMELIEGHIFWDPALPETTMTERTAVYDGMNQVLAKLHSVDPEAAGLGDFGRPGNYFARQIRRWSEQYLASKTDELEDMDKLMSWLNENLPEDDGQVSVVHGDFRLDNMIFDGHGGHVLALIDWELSTLGHPMADLAYQCMQWRLPHDSGFRGLGGLDRDQLGIPQEAVYVARYTERSGIKADNWTFCLAFSFFRLASILQGVYKRSLDGNASNPERARDYGKAVPLLAMMAGDVITGKA
- a CDS encoding SDR family oxidoreductase codes for the protein MSYLEDLFSVRGKVALVTGGATGIGRMIATGLAQAGARVLIASRKGEDCARVAEQINALGCTGSVEGFAGDVGTEEGIAALVEAVKARTAQLHILVNNAGVSWGASYEEFPHAAWAKVMGVNVAGLFTLTRELTPLMVEAASAEDPARVINLGSVMGTQPVADGAYSYTASKAAVHHLTRTLAEELAGRRITVNAFAPGPFQSKMTAFATGRDEQVERISTGVPLGRIGQPDDVAGATIYLCSRAGAYITGAILPIDGGLSVQHAVRLFKDA
- a CDS encoding acyl-CoA dehydrogenase family protein; this translates as MDLGISSNLKPLLEAVRDMVRNEIITLDDEFLAEVGSRGDRWSYTPRQTEILEGLKAKARERGLWNLWRTHAGNGLTTVEYAYLAEEMGKAHLGAETFNCSAPDTGNMEVLGRYGTPEHQAQWLEPLLEGKIRSAYLMTEPDMASSDATNISMRCVRDGDSYVLNGEKWWASGAGDPRCAIYIVMVRTGDDDTPKHARHSMILVPADTAGIDKLRPMQVYGHDDAPHGHYHLRFTDVRVPASNLLVGEGKGFEIAQGRLGPGRIHHCMRAIGQAEMALELMCKRALAREAFGKKLAQLGANYDIIAECRMEIEMARLLCLKAAWMMDQGDARAAAPFISQIKVVAPRVALKVTDEAVQMFGGQGISQDTPLARMWTHLRTLRLADGPDAVHRRQVARAELKRYTQEKV
- a CDS encoding NADPH:quinone oxidoreductase family protein, coding for MKAIICPDYGPVSNLEYRDMPEPDPGKAEVVISAEAIGVNYPDGLLVQGLYQMKPETPFIPGMEAAGRIKSVGAGITSLKPGDRVVAMIDRGAYAQQVLAPADRVFALPDQMTCEDACALMCAWGTSHHALRQRAQLKKTETLLVLGAAGSTGLAAVSIGKAIGARVIAVASSDEKRSACLDAGADVALPYEGLREALKSETGGKGVDVAYDPVGGPAFEVAARAMARNGRLLVVGFASGEIPKLAVNLALLKEYSLVGVFWGSFVSHEPKAYAANNRELFAWHSSGLIKPRIDVRRPLSEAADALQRILDRGAVGKTILIP
- a CDS encoding alcohol dehydrogenase catalytic domain-containing protein gives rise to the protein MTLPTTMNALVLKHGGLSDAPRTGAAIDSLEPYLDYCPLPVPRPGPGEVLIKVRMASVNPSDLYFIKGEYGQPRVKGAAAGFEGVGDVVDGNGLYARYLKGKRVAFVGGVAGSGAWAEYIAVSAATCVVVKPAMRDEDAAGHVVNPVTAWTMFDIVRQSGSKSFIFTAGFSQLGKLMAGLARDHGYSMIAVIRKPSQAAHLQSLGAAHVLIESDPEFDARLAALCKSEKPRVLLDAVAGQRAADIFTAMPARARWVIYGKLDTAPPTIPETGQLIFMDKKIEGFWLTKWFKRASLIEKLKTLRGVQNRFISGAWKTEVVATVKLSDAMQDLPEALKLGDGKVMLVP
- a CDS encoding DUF4864 domain-containing protein, which translates into the protein MAALVAALVAATLLLLTPARADDAAAAQSIIESQIQAFLADDMATAYSFAAPSIKRMYPDESRFFDMVKRGYQPVYRPGNFAFGRSKLAPDGSGLIQEVLIQGPDGQDWTALYSLERQPDGSFKINGVQMIKAAAPVT